Proteins encoded together in one Microbacterium sp. ABRD28 window:
- a CDS encoding sugar ABC transporter permease — MALNSNPLTSQPAPALAEALADDRRGAAAAEKAAPTPRRPFGRWFRETGWRHIIGIVMLLFCAFPLAYVLSASLNPGGTLLTANSLFSTFDLGAYFRLFENPSQPYGAWFVNTLVIGLATAFGTVLLGALAAYAFSRMRFTGRRFGLLTLLLVQMFPQLLAFVAIFLLMSAIADIFPALGLNSQLGLIMVYLGGALGVNTYLMYGFFNTVPASIDEAAKIDGAGHARIFFTIILRLVAPILAVVGLLSFLATTNDFVIASVVLSDPDKQTLAVGLYQFVSQETARNWSVFAAGAVLAAIIPVALFLALQRFIVGGLTAGSVK, encoded by the coding sequence ATGGCACTGAACTCCAATCCGTTGACCTCGCAGCCCGCCCCGGCCCTCGCGGAGGCCCTCGCCGACGATCGCCGCGGCGCTGCCGCGGCGGAGAAGGCCGCTCCCACCCCGCGGCGACCGTTCGGTCGCTGGTTCCGCGAGACCGGATGGCGCCACATCATCGGCATCGTCATGCTGCTGTTCTGCGCGTTCCCGCTCGCCTACGTGCTGTCGGCGTCGCTCAACCCCGGCGGTACGCTGCTGACGGCGAACAGCCTGTTCTCCACCTTCGACCTGGGCGCCTACTTCCGGCTGTTCGAGAACCCGTCGCAGCCGTACGGCGCGTGGTTCGTCAACACGCTCGTGATCGGACTCGCCACGGCATTCGGCACGGTGCTGCTCGGCGCCCTCGCGGCGTATGCGTTCTCGCGCATGCGCTTCACGGGCCGCCGGTTCGGCCTCCTCACCCTGCTGCTGGTGCAGATGTTCCCGCAGCTGCTGGCCTTCGTGGCGATCTTCCTGCTCATGTCGGCGATCGCCGACATCTTCCCGGCGCTGGGCCTGAACTCCCAGCTCGGGCTGATCATGGTCTACCTCGGCGGTGCGCTCGGGGTGAACACGTACCTCATGTACGGGTTCTTCAACACCGTGCCGGCGTCCATCGACGAGGCGGCGAAGATCGACGGCGCCGGCCATGCCCGCATCTTCTTCACGATCATCCTGCGCCTGGTCGCGCCGATCCTCGCCGTCGTCGGGCTGCTGTCGTTCCTGGCGACGACGAACGACTTCGTCATCGCGTCGGTCGTGCTCTCCGACCCCGACAAGCAGACGCTCGCCGTCGGTCTCTACCAGTTCGTCTCGCAGGAGACCGCGCGCAACTGGAGCGTCTTCGCCGCGGGTGCGGTCCTGGCCGCCATC
- a CDS encoding ABC transporter permease subunit, whose translation MTIPTLDTDDRASDRRADPATEKRRRRAAAFADAASAGWKVWLFKIVALGIVDAMAIYAILVLVVQEQWVIAVAIAVGVVVLNAIYLIPGLLPAKYLAPGLVFLFIFQIFVVLYTVYIAFTNYGSGHNSDKEDAITSLLQQSQTRVEDSATYPVQIATRDGEFFLVVEDPETGDLSVGGNEMPLESISSPEAAGYDVLDFSQILANQAEIGALTVPLDDDLNDGYLRTTDGSNAYLFQSSLEWDPVADTMTDTETGVVYRDIGTGAFTADDGTEILPGWQVWVGGENFVRAVTEESIRGPFIAVLVWTFVFAFLSVATTFVLGLFLAVVFNDPKMKSRKYYRVILILPYAFPAFLSALIWAGMFNQDFGFINQVLLGGASIPWLLDPILAKVAILIVNLWLGFPYMFLVCTGALQSIPDDIQEAGRVDGAGVWQVFRHIKFPLLLVSVAPLLISSFAFNFNNFNIVYMLTNGGPRFADASINVGATDILISMVYKVAFVGANRDYGLASAFSIIIFILVAVISYVSFRQTKVLEELN comes from the coding sequence ATGACGATTCCGACACTCGACACCGACGACCGCGCGTCCGATCGTCGCGCCGATCCGGCCACGGAGAAGCGGCGCCGCCGCGCCGCGGCCTTCGCCGACGCCGCGTCGGCCGGCTGGAAGGTCTGGCTGTTCAAGATCGTCGCCCTGGGCATCGTCGACGCGATGGCGATCTACGCCATCCTCGTGCTCGTCGTCCAGGAGCAGTGGGTCATCGCCGTGGCCATCGCGGTCGGCGTGGTCGTCCTCAACGCGATCTACCTCATCCCGGGACTCCTCCCGGCCAAGTACCTCGCGCCCGGTCTGGTGTTCCTCTTCATCTTCCAGATCTTCGTCGTGCTCTACACCGTCTACATCGCGTTCACCAACTACGGGTCGGGGCACAACTCCGACAAGGAAGACGCGATCACCTCCCTCCTCCAGCAGTCGCAGACGCGCGTGGAGGACTCCGCCACGTACCCGGTGCAGATCGCCACCCGCGACGGGGAGTTCTTCCTCGTCGTGGAGGACCCCGAGACCGGAGACCTCAGCGTCGGCGGCAACGAGATGCCGCTGGAATCGATCTCCTCGCCCGAGGCTGCGGGCTACGACGTGCTCGACTTCTCGCAGATCCTCGCCAATCAGGCCGAGATCGGCGCGTTGACCGTCCCGCTCGACGACGATCTCAACGACGGCTACCTGCGCACCACCGACGGTTCGAACGCCTACCTGTTCCAGTCGAGTCTGGAGTGGGATCCCGTCGCCGACACCATGACCGACACCGAAACGGGTGTGGTCTACCGCGACATCGGCACCGGTGCCTTCACCGCCGACGACGGAACCGAGATCCTTCCGGGATGGCAGGTCTGGGTCGGCGGGGAGAACTTCGTCCGCGCCGTGACCGAGGAATCCATCCGTGGCCCGTTCATCGCGGTCCTGGTCTGGACCTTCGTCTTCGCCTTCCTCTCGGTGGCGACCACCTTCGTCCTCGGGCTCTTCCTCGCCGTCGTCTTCAACGACCCGAAGATGAAGAGCCGCAAGTACTACCGGGTCATCCTCATCCTCCCGTACGCGTTCCCGGCGTTCCTGTCGGCCCTGATCTGGGCGGGCATGTTCAACCAGGACTTCGGGTTCATCAACCAGGTGCTCCTCGGCGGCGCCTCCATACCGTGGTTGCTCGACCCCATACTCGCGAAGGTCGCGATTCTCATCGTCAACCTCTGGCTCGGCTTCCCCTACATGTTCCTGGTGTGCACGGGTGCGCTGCAGTCGATCCCCGATGACATCCAGGAGGCGGGTCGCGTCGACGGTGCGGGCGTGTGGCAGGTCTTCCGCCACATCAAGTTCCCGCTCCTCCTGGTCTCGGTCGCCCCGCTGCTGATTTCGTCGTTCGCGTTCAACTTCAACAACTTCAACATCGTCTACATGCTCACCAACGGCGGGCCGAGGTTCGCCGACGCGTCGATCAACGTCGGCGCCACCGACATCCTGATCTCCATGGTCTACAAGGTGGCCTTCGTCGGTGCCAACCGCGATTACGGGCTCGCGAGCGCGTTCTCGATCATCATCTTCATCCTGGTCGCCGTCATCTCCTACGTGAGCTTCCGACAGACCAAGGTCCTCGAGGAGCTGAACTGA
- a CDS encoding extracellular solute-binding protein has translation MKVMNKRALGLSAFLVGGAVVLAGCAGGGGGESSGGADNGGDSGAAENTLTVWVDADRERALQDVATAFEEEKGIAVDLVVKEYEDIQQDFITQVPSGEGPDITIGGHDWTGAFVQDGVVAPVELGDKAAEFEEVAIAAVTYDGNTYGLPYAIENIALVRNADLVPEAPTNFDDMIAKGTAAGTQYPFVVGLNPQNSDPYHLYPFQTSFGNSVFAQNADGSYDAANLTIGDEAGQQFATWLGQQGAAGVFNLNLDGDLAKEAFNAGQAPFFLTGPWNIADAVDAGVNVAVDPIPSAGGQTARPFAGVQTFFLSSQSENALAANEFLVNYIATPEVQTALFEAGGRAPALTESFEAAQADPIVAGFASVGAEAVPMPSIPQMGAVWDDWGTTEVAIIQGSDPVSSWTTMAENIQGKIG, from the coding sequence ATGAAGGTGATGAACAAGCGTGCGCTGGGTCTCAGCGCATTCCTGGTCGGCGGAGCCGTTGTGCTCGCCGGCTGCGCGGGCGGCGGCGGTGGCGAGAGCTCCGGCGGCGCCGACAACGGTGGCGACTCCGGTGCCGCCGAGAACACCCTGACCGTCTGGGTCGACGCCGACCGCGAGCGCGCCCTCCAGGATGTCGCGACCGCCTTCGAAGAGGAGAAGGGCATCGCCGTCGACCTCGTCGTCAAGGAGTACGAGGACATCCAGCAGGACTTCATCACCCAGGTGCCGAGCGGTGAGGGCCCCGACATCACGATCGGTGGCCACGACTGGACCGGTGCCTTCGTGCAGGACGGCGTCGTCGCGCCCGTCGAGCTCGGCGACAAGGCCGCCGAGTTCGAAGAGGTCGCCATCGCGGCGGTCACCTACGACGGCAACACCTACGGCCTGCCCTACGCGATCGAGAACATCGCGCTGGTCCGCAACGCCGACCTCGTTCCCGAGGCGCCCACGAACTTCGACGACATGATCGCCAAGGGCACCGCGGCCGGTACGCAGTACCCGTTCGTGGTGGGCCTGAACCCGCAGAACTCCGACCCGTACCACCTGTACCCGTTCCAGACCTCCTTCGGGAACTCGGTCTTCGCCCAGAACGCGGACGGCTCGTACGACGCCGCCAACCTCACCATCGGTGACGAGGCCGGTCAGCAGTTCGCGACGTGGCTCGGCCAGCAGGGTGCCGCGGGCGTGTTCAACCTCAACCTCGACGGCGACCTCGCCAAGGAGGCTTTCAACGCCGGCCAGGCGCCGTTCTTCCTCACCGGTCCCTGGAACATCGCCGACGCGGTGGACGCGGGCGTCAACGTCGCCGTCGACCCGATCCCGTCGGCCGGTGGCCAGACCGCCCGTCCGTTCGCGGGTGTGCAGACCTTCTTCCTCAGCTCGCAGTCGGAGAACGCCCTCGCGGCGAACGAGTTCCTCGTGAACTACATCGCCACCCCCGAGGTGCAGACCGCGCTGTTCGAGGCCGGCGGTCGTGCCCCCGCGCTCACCGAGTCCTTCGAGGCCGCGCAGGCCGACCCGATCGTCGCCGGCTTCGCATCGGTGGGCGCCGAGGCCGTGCCGATGCCGAGCATCCCTCAGATGGGTGCCGTGTGGGATGACTGGGGCACCACCGAGGTCGCCATCATCCAGGGTTCCGACCCGGTCTCCAGCTGGACCACCATGGCCGAGAACATCCAGGGCAAGATCGGCTGA
- a CDS encoding YajQ family cyclic di-GMP-binding protein: MADSSFDIVSKIDRQEADNALNQARKEVEQRYDFKGTDASIEWSGEAILIKANSEERAKAVLDVFQTKLIKRGISLKSLDSGEPTASGKEYRIVSTLKEGISQENAKKIGKIIRDEGPKSVKSQIQGDELRVQSKSRDDLQEVQRLLKAADLDVDLQFVNYR, encoded by the coding sequence ATGGCCGACTCAAGTTTTGACATCGTCTCGAAGATCGATCGGCAGGAAGCCGACAACGCCCTGAACCAGGCGCGTAAAGAGGTCGAGCAGCGCTACGACTTCAAGGGCACCGACGCCTCCATCGAGTGGAGCGGCGAGGCGATCCTCATCAAGGCGAATTCCGAGGAGCGCGCCAAGGCGGTGCTCGACGTCTTCCAGACGAAGCTCATCAAGCGCGGCATCTCGCTGAAGAGCCTCGACTCGGGAGAGCCGACGGCCAGCGGCAAGGAGTACCGCATCGTCTCGACCCTCAAGGAAGGCATCTCGCAGGAGAACGCCAAGAAGATCGGCAAGATCATCCGTGATGAGGGCCCGAAGTCGGTGAAGTCGCAGATCCAGGGCGACGAGCTGCGCGTGCAGTCGAAGTCTCGCGATGATCTGCAGGAGGTCCAGCGCCTTCTGAAGGCCGCCGACCTCGACGTCGACCTGCAGTTCGTCAACTACCGATAA
- a CDS encoding NADPH:quinone reductase has protein sequence MRSIVYSRAGDSSVLDVVERSIPQPGPGEVRVRVAVSGVNPTDWKARRTGTAATAFGEVTPNQDGAGVVDAVGDGVDAPSVGERVWIFLAQHERPTGTAQEYTVVPAARAVPLPEDIGFDVAAGLGVPAMTAHRALTIHEDGPERLSAGALAGRTVLVAGGAGAVGHAAIQLARWAGATVIATVSSDQKATLARDAGAHHTVNYRREDTARRILEIAPGGVEQIVEVSPAHNFALDTDVIANHGSIAYYADNGGDEAIIPVVPTFAKNIRFQGLLMYTVGERALTAAVEDITAALRDGALPVGEDAGLPLTWFGLDDTAAAHDAVENGAIGKVLIDVSGDNH, from the coding sequence ATGCGATCGATCGTGTACTCCCGCGCCGGCGACTCCTCCGTTCTCGACGTCGTGGAGCGAAGCATTCCGCAGCCCGGACCGGGCGAGGTGCGCGTCCGCGTCGCCGTCTCCGGCGTGAATCCGACCGATTGGAAGGCTCGTCGAACGGGGACGGCCGCCACGGCCTTCGGCGAGGTGACCCCCAACCAGGACGGCGCCGGCGTCGTCGACGCCGTCGGCGACGGCGTCGACGCGCCCTCCGTGGGTGAACGCGTCTGGATCTTTCTCGCGCAGCACGAGCGACCGACGGGAACCGCCCAGGAATACACGGTCGTTCCCGCCGCACGCGCCGTTCCTCTTCCCGAAGACATCGGTTTCGATGTCGCCGCCGGCCTCGGCGTTCCCGCGATGACCGCGCACCGCGCCCTCACCATCCACGAAGACGGTCCCGAGCGCCTCTCCGCCGGCGCACTGGCCGGACGCACCGTTCTCGTCGCCGGCGGCGCGGGCGCCGTCGGCCACGCGGCCATCCAACTGGCGCGCTGGGCCGGGGCCACCGTCATCGCCACGGTCTCCAGCGACCAGAAGGCCACGCTCGCCCGCGACGCGGGCGCGCACCACACGGTGAATTACCGCCGCGAAGACACGGCCCGTCGCATCCTCGAGATCGCTCCTGGCGGGGTCGAGCAGATCGTCGAGGTGTCACCGGCCCACAACTTCGCACTCGACACCGACGTCATCGCCAATCACGGAAGCATCGCGTACTACGCCGACAACGGCGGTGACGAGGCGATCATCCCCGTCGTGCCGACCTTCGCGAAGAACATCCGGTTCCAGGGCCTGCTCATGTACACCGTGGGCGAGCGCGCGCTGACGGCGGCGGTCGAGGACATCACTGCGGCGCTTCGCGACGGCGCCCTTCCCGTCGGCGAGGACGCGGGGCTCCCCCTCACGTGGTTCGGCCTCGACGACACCGCGGCAGCCCACGACGCTGTCGAGAACGGGGCGATCGGCAAGGTCCTGATCGACGTCTCGGGCGACAACCACTGA
- a CDS encoding zinc-dependent alcohol dehydrogenase, whose product MKAAVVSRAGASAQVEELPVPEPGPGQVLLRVETCGLCHTDIHAMNGDWPVAATFPLIPGHEAVGIVEGHGAGVTEPRVGQRVAVPWLGRACGRCRYCIDGREDLCVSQANTGFSVSGGYAEYLVADARFVVSVPDGVHPVDAAPLTCAGVTTYAAVKNARVRPDETVAIFGVGGLGHLAVQYARLVGAKVIAVDVTGDKLALAEDLGADHVVNASTDDPVAMIAELGGADVAIVLAVAPEVTRQAFDALNRGGRLVLVALPAGGEYTLPVFDTVLRGISVVGSIVGTRQDLAEVFDLHAAGRTRVIAEERDLEDVNEAVEEVLTGRVPARLVFAYHTADLLPRPASKTSG is encoded by the coding sequence GTGAAAGCAGCAGTCGTCAGTCGTGCCGGTGCGTCGGCGCAGGTGGAGGAGCTTCCGGTTCCCGAACCGGGGCCCGGTCAGGTGCTCCTGCGCGTCGAGACGTGCGGGCTGTGCCACACCGACATCCATGCGATGAACGGCGATTGGCCGGTGGCCGCGACCTTCCCGCTGATCCCCGGACACGAGGCGGTGGGGATCGTCGAGGGGCACGGTGCCGGCGTGACCGAGCCTCGAGTGGGCCAGCGCGTTGCCGTGCCGTGGCTCGGACGGGCATGCGGTCGCTGCCGCTACTGCATCGATGGGCGCGAGGATCTCTGCGTCAGCCAGGCGAACACGGGATTCTCGGTGTCGGGCGGATACGCCGAATACCTGGTCGCCGACGCGCGCTTCGTCGTTTCCGTCCCCGACGGCGTTCATCCCGTGGATGCCGCGCCGCTCACCTGCGCGGGGGTGACGACGTATGCGGCCGTGAAGAACGCCCGTGTTCGACCGGACGAGACCGTGGCGATCTTCGGCGTCGGGGGACTCGGGCATCTGGCTGTGCAGTACGCCCGGTTGGTCGGGGCCAAGGTGATCGCTGTCGACGTCACCGGCGACAAACTCGCGCTCGCTGAAGATCTGGGTGCCGATCATGTCGTGAACGCATCGACGGACGATCCGGTGGCGATGATCGCGGAACTCGGCGGCGCGGACGTCGCGATCGTGCTCGCCGTTGCACCGGAGGTGACTCGCCAGGCATTCGACGCCCTCAATCGCGGGGGACGCCTGGTGCTGGTGGCGTTGCCCGCGGGCGGGGAGTACACCCTGCCGGTGTTCGACACAGTCCTTCGCGGGATCAGCGTCGTCGGCTCGATCGTGGGGACGCGGCAGGATCTTGCGGAAGTCTTCGATCTGCATGCCGCAGGAAGGACACGGGTGATCGCCGAGGAGCGGGATCTCGAGGACGTCAACGAGGCGGTGGAGGAAGTCCTCACCGGGCGGGTGCCGGCGCGACTCGTCTTCGCCTACCACACCGCTGACCTGCTGCCGCGGCCGGCGTCGAAGACGTCCGGCTGA
- a CDS encoding universal stress protein, which produces MRASQTDTAVSPAPGEESLPWSQPGILVGVDGSESAAAALEYAVEIAPKLGLPVHAMAVWDDPGLIWGDAPTPDDGTDYEALARDLASRAALEIFPAGPPPWLTTGTRRGTAEHTLVDASEHAAMLVLGSHGRSRIGSLFLGSVSAVCASHAACPVMIVRHRPRRGTSSTPETTTAGGDRV; this is translated from the coding sequence ATGCGCGCCTCCCAGACCGACACCGCTGTCTCACCCGCCCCCGGTGAAGAGTCCCTCCCCTGGTCGCAACCGGGGATCCTCGTGGGGGTCGACGGCTCGGAATCCGCCGCCGCTGCGCTGGAATATGCGGTCGAGATCGCCCCGAAACTGGGGCTGCCCGTGCATGCCATGGCCGTCTGGGACGATCCGGGTCTGATCTGGGGAGACGCCCCCACGCCCGACGACGGCACGGACTACGAGGCGCTGGCACGCGATCTCGCGTCCCGCGCTGCCCTGGAGATCTTCCCGGCGGGGCCGCCACCGTGGCTGACCACCGGGACGCGCCGCGGCACGGCCGAGCACACGCTCGTCGACGCGTCGGAGCACGCGGCGATGCTGGTGCTGGGCTCACACGGCCGCAGTCGGATCGGCAGCCTCTTCCTCGGGTCTGTGAGCGCGGTGTGCGCCTCGCACGCGGCCTGTCCGGTGATGATCGTCCGCCACCGCCCGCGCCGCGGCACATCGTCGACGCCGGAGACGACGACAGCGGGTGGCGACCGTGTCTGA
- a CDS encoding GyrI-like domain-containing protein has product MSDDVRVVRHEAELTAGVRRRVAMSELTDFFAAAYTETARALEEQGTAPIGPPFGKYYGVPDTTVDVEAGFPVAGTVRPQGNVHPGELPAGLVAEVIHEGSYDTMHQTYAAVQRHCDAVGLTPGPVCWEQYLSDPEVEPDPARWRTLIRWPVTDPLGG; this is encoded by the coding sequence GTGTCTGACGATGTGCGCGTCGTCCGGCACGAGGCTGAGCTCACGGCGGGTGTTCGCCGACGCGTGGCGATGTCGGAACTGACCGACTTCTTCGCCGCGGCCTACACCGAGACAGCCAGAGCTTTGGAGGAGCAGGGGACGGCCCCGATCGGACCGCCGTTCGGAAAGTACTACGGGGTACCCGACACGACCGTCGACGTCGAGGCGGGCTTTCCCGTTGCGGGGACGGTGCGCCCGCAGGGGAACGTCCACCCCGGGGAGCTCCCGGCGGGCCTGGTCGCAGAGGTGATCCATGAGGGGTCCTACGACACCATGCATCAGACCTACGCGGCGGTGCAGCGACACTGCGACGCGGTCGGGTTGACACCGGGGCCGGTCTGTTGGGAGCAGTATCTGAGCGACCCCGAGGTCGAGCCTGATCCCGCGCGGTGGCGCACCCTGATCCGCTGGCCCGTCACCGATCCCCTCGGGGGGTGA
- a CDS encoding alpha/beta hydrolase, with protein sequence MALTRSLRWWSLAVIPALVVLLASGVYSSSIALAAAHPPHPVRPGTPDGAQEVRFSSEAGVMFAGWFLAGDNGAAVIVRHGAGSTANDVEAHARVLNEAGFSVLATDARGHGLSEGHGMELGWYGDEDITAAVDEVLGRAHPPIAAVGVLGLSMGGEEAIGAASSDPRIRAVVAEGATGRVAADKWWLSETYGLRGSLQNLLDAGTFTLTDLLSPAEMPGSLDDAVRMLPQHTEVLMIAAGTVADEQLVAERLAAAAPSQVSVWVASGADHTGALTTDRHQWRERVIAFYQDALLTPRGDR encoded by the coding sequence GTGGCCCTGACGCGCTCGCTTCGCTGGTGGTCGCTCGCCGTCATCCCCGCCCTTGTCGTCCTGCTCGCGTCGGGGGTTTACAGCTCGTCCATCGCGCTCGCCGCGGCTCACCCGCCCCACCCCGTCCGGCCGGGCACACCCGACGGTGCACAGGAGGTGCGCTTCTCCTCGGAGGCGGGAGTGATGTTCGCGGGATGGTTCCTCGCCGGAGACAACGGAGCGGCGGTGATCGTAAGACACGGCGCCGGGTCGACGGCCAATGACGTCGAGGCGCATGCTCGGGTCTTGAACGAGGCGGGTTTCAGCGTTCTCGCCACCGACGCACGGGGTCACGGTCTCAGCGAAGGACACGGCATGGAGCTGGGCTGGTACGGCGACGAGGACATCACCGCGGCCGTGGACGAGGTGCTCGGCCGCGCGCACCCGCCCATCGCCGCCGTCGGCGTGCTCGGACTGTCGATGGGGGGTGAGGAAGCGATCGGTGCGGCCTCGTCCGACCCCCGCATCCGCGCTGTCGTGGCGGAGGGGGCGACCGGGAGGGTTGCGGCGGACAAATGGTGGCTTTCGGAGACCTACGGGCTGCGAGGGAGCCTGCAGAATCTGCTGGATGCCGGCACGTTCACTCTCACCGATCTGCTCAGCCCCGCCGAGATGCCGGGTTCTCTCGACGACGCCGTTCGCATGCTCCCGCAGCACACCGAGGTGCTGATGATCGCTGCGGGAACGGTAGCCGACGAACAACTCGTCGCCGAACGCCTGGCGGCCGCCGCTCCTTCGCAGGTATCGGTGTGGGTGGCGTCGGGTGCCGACCATACCGGCGCCCTGACCACCGACCGTCACCAGTGGCGTGAGCGAGTGATCGCGTTCTACCAGGACGCGTTGCTCACCCCCCGAGGGGATCGGTGA
- a CDS encoding BON domain-containing protein, producing the protein MATKTEHDLIVKTDVEAELEGNPDLDAAEIGVSVRGGAVTLSGEVATNAERRAATKAALRVRGVRTLVDALTVHPRTKWPVTQADVAKEVERALRAAITVPDSVQAIVHGHDVTLIGEVRGNSERYAATRAVQLLRGVSTVDNMITLRERPASADTEDRIRRAISRKALLQARQIDVAVMGTTVTLTGTVSTWTEREEATRAAWATPHVTDVDNRLIVPSA; encoded by the coding sequence ATGGCCACAAAGACGGAGCACGATCTCATCGTGAAGACGGACGTCGAAGCGGAGCTGGAAGGGAATCCCGACCTGGATGCTGCCGAGATCGGCGTCTCCGTGCGTGGCGGCGCGGTCACGCTCTCCGGCGAGGTGGCGACGAACGCCGAGCGACGGGCAGCGACGAAGGCAGCGCTTCGGGTCCGCGGCGTTCGCACGCTCGTCGATGCGCTGACGGTGCATCCGCGGACCAAGTGGCCGGTGACGCAAGCGGACGTCGCCAAAGAGGTCGAGCGCGCCCTGCGTGCGGCGATCACCGTGCCCGACTCGGTGCAGGCGATCGTCCACGGCCATGACGTCACCCTCATCGGGGAGGTGCGGGGAAACTCCGAGCGCTACGCCGCGACGCGGGCCGTGCAGCTCCTCCGGGGCGTCTCCACCGTCGACAACATGATCACTCTGCGGGAGCGTCCGGCCAGCGCGGACACCGAGGATCGCATTCGGCGAGCGATATCGCGAAAAGCACTGCTGCAGGCGCGACAGATCGATGTCGCGGTGATGGGTACGACGGTCACCCTCACCGGCACCGTGTCCACCTGGACCGAGCGCGAGGAAGCGACACGTGCCGCGTGGGCTACGCCGCACGTCACCGATGTCGACAATCGGCTCATCGTCCCGTCGGCCTGA
- a CDS encoding GAF domain-containing protein, which produces MSDSPGFLDGSRSDLEKTLDDLIADAQRVLTAETRVRSLLAANRAVTEELDLDHTLHRIVEVAAALVKAEYAALGVLGGDGRLERFIHTGMDPAQVEAIGRLPEGRGLLGAVIEEAHTIRLRDLAEDPRSVGFPPHHPPMHGFLGVPVRTREEVFGNLYLTNPAAGEFTSEDAELIEALAATAGIAIDNARLFERAVRQRRLASALSSISGALLAPAGEDPMDIVVRGLSDVVAADLVTIVVPEQEGRMHRVVAVWGEHAEQLEGTLHPAESSVAEQAMRTGKIATVSHRRSYLDGRLVLGSTAAVPFVATQAPTGAILVARHPDRPHLTPADLEAVSEFASQAGIAVTLAWARRDRQRLEVMEDRARIARDLHDHVIQRLFASGIRLQALASIDGPHTAALEGEVTEIDAAINDIRAAIFTLRTRPESGVPVARHRVIDVITELSPTLTSPPRLTFRGPVDLVLSGDLADDVVAVIRESLANISRHAGATASSVSVEATDSAVTVIVEDDGHGPPSHVTRRGGTKNLEDRASRRGGTYALTTGSERGARSEWRVPLLPATG; this is translated from the coding sequence ATGAGTGACTCCCCGGGTTTTCTCGACGGCTCGCGATCGGATCTCGAGAAAACCCTCGACGATCTGATCGCCGACGCTCAGCGCGTGCTCACCGCGGAGACGCGCGTGAGAAGCCTGCTCGCCGCCAACCGGGCAGTGACAGAAGAACTCGACCTCGACCACACGCTGCATCGGATCGTCGAGGTCGCCGCCGCCCTCGTCAAGGCGGAGTACGCGGCCCTGGGCGTTCTCGGCGGCGACGGCAGGCTGGAGCGGTTCATCCATACCGGAATGGACCCTGCCCAGGTCGAGGCCATTGGCCGCCTGCCCGAAGGACGTGGTCTGCTGGGCGCCGTCATCGAGGAGGCGCACACGATCCGTCTCCGCGACCTCGCCGAAGATCCGCGATCTGTCGGTTTCCCCCCGCATCACCCGCCCATGCACGGGTTTCTCGGAGTTCCGGTGCGTACGAGGGAAGAGGTCTTCGGCAACCTGTACCTGACCAACCCCGCGGCGGGGGAATTCACTTCCGAAGACGCGGAGCTGATCGAAGCGCTGGCAGCCACGGCAGGAATCGCGATAGACAACGCCCGCCTGTTCGAGCGAGCCGTGCGGCAGCGACGACTGGCCAGTGCGCTGTCGAGCATCAGCGGCGCGCTCCTCGCCCCTGCGGGCGAGGACCCGATGGACATCGTGGTCCGCGGACTCAGCGACGTCGTCGCAGCCGACCTCGTCACGATCGTGGTGCCCGAGCAGGAGGGGAGGATGCATCGGGTGGTCGCCGTCTGGGGGGAGCACGCCGAGCAGTTGGAGGGAACCCTCCACCCGGCGGAATCCTCGGTCGCCGAGCAGGCGATGAGGACCGGGAAGATCGCCACCGTGAGCCACAGGCGCTCCTACCTCGACGGCCGCCTCGTGCTCGGGTCCACCGCCGCGGTACCCTTCGTCGCGACGCAGGCCCCCACGGGAGCCATCCTCGTCGCACGACATCCCGACCGGCCGCACCTCACTCCCGCTGACCTCGAAGCGGTGTCCGAGTTCGCCTCGCAGGCAGGCATCGCCGTGACCCTCGCGTGGGCACGCCGCGATCGACAGCGACTGGAAGTGATGGAGGATCGAGCCCGAATCGCCCGGGATCTCCATGACCATGTCATCCAGCGCCTGTTCGCATCGGGCATCCGGCTGCAGGCCCTGGCATCGATCGACGGTCCGCACACCGCCGCGCTCGAGGGCGAGGTCACCGAGATCGATGCCGCGATCAACGACATCCGCGCGGCGATCTTCACCCTCCGCACCCGCCCCGAGTCGGGTGTTCCGGTGGCGAGGCACCGGGTGATCGACGTCATCACCGAACTCTCACCCACCCTGACCTCCCCTCCCCGTCTGACCTTCCGCGGTCCTGTCGACCTCGTTCTGAGCGGCGACCTCGCCGACGACGTCGTCGCGGTCATCCGCGAATCCCTTGCGAACATCTCCCGGCACGCCGGGGCGACGGCGTCCTCCGTGTCGGTCGAGGCGACCGACAGCGCTGTGACCGTGATCGTCGAGGACGACGGACACGGGCCGCCGTCGCACGTGACCCGCCGTGGGGGAACGAAGAACCTGGAAGACCGGGCGTCCCGGCGCGGGGGCACCTACGCGCTCACGACCGGCTCCGAGCGGGGCGCGCGGTCGGAGTGGCGCGTGCCTCTTCTTCCCGCCACGGGATGA